Proteins encoded by one window of Polaribacter haliotis:
- a CDS encoding DinB family protein → MERDAIVDLLEEKNSNLLAWLNKHPEELWEKGPEGKWTTAQQVQHLVDSLQLLNNALSYPRFFLKHKFGTCNRETRDYDTIVKNYQQKLIENKERAAVFNQKLKKPLLKNRKRLLNRLQIQHKKLQYKTRKISDLNLDTLVIPHPLMGKMTIREIIMWTAHHTEHHTNILKEKYKETLL, encoded by the coding sequence ATGGAGAGAGATGCAATTGTAGATTTATTGGAAGAAAAAAACAGTAACTTGTTAGCTTGGCTAAACAAACACCCAGAAGAACTTTGGGAAAAAGGGCCTGAAGGAAAATGGACTACAGCACAACAAGTGCAACATTTGGTAGATAGTTTACAATTATTGAATAACGCTTTAAGCTATCCTCGTTTTTTTTTAAAACATAAATTTGGTACTTGCAATAGAGAAACTAGAGATTATGATACGATTGTAAAAAATTACCAACAAAAATTGATAGAAAACAAAGAAAGAGCAGCTGTTTTTAATCAAAAATTGAAAAAACCTTTGTTGAAAAATAGAAAGAGATTATTGAATAGACTTCAAATTCAACATAAAAAATTACAATACAAAACACGAAAAATTAGTGATTTGAATTTAGATACTTTGGTAATACCACATCCATTAATGGGAAAAATGACTATTCGTGAAATTATTATGTGGACTGCACATCACACAGAACACCACACAAACATTTTAAAAGAAAAATACAAAGAAACACTGCTATAG
- a CDS encoding glycogen debranching protein, producing MKIIYIYLKNNKPMRKIFYLFSLIIFSCSTPKTDLLKIVDSMEHINGKEAFKKEPYLTSGNRVYSVGAQNGQFPEIGWHIGAEMGGIWNHPIKLMDGFSASLQIEKDTFKLNNAIRFAQYPFANLLEYDWKAKNLNVTQVQFVPDDKEGMIIQYKIKNTNSKNIKTTFNFNGSVDLRATWLGERTNMIDSLDTMNYIESDGSLEAKDIKNEWYVKFGSDEKPSKFKQDSTAYRGKGIRGELSYALSIPKNEEYLLNFYIAGSYTSKNEVNATYNSLKKNASKFLKEKNKRYAELQNLTVLQTPDTTLNKTFKWLKYTADWFVREVPEIGSGMAAGYPNFPWWFGCDSEYALQGYLTIGRNDVTLNTIELLEKISSKHNSSGRIVHEISTNGGIYNTGNTTETPQFISLLWKVYLWNGDKEFLKKYFPSVKNGMNWLLNEKDTNKNLVPEGYGMMEIHGLNSEMIDVAVYTQHALVNASKIAGVLGEEELSKEYKLKSEQLKKIINNEFWSEEFKSFADFIGTDSEALKLIETAIGRAKKLEKSWAVKELLETKTFILKNPSKTPRPFVLHHNHVVNTPMEVGVADVKKAKIALKTAKQFTNLYGTYVTGIDRNDPKEYQSGEVKRYANPYVSAVMTLPTGVSAIAENKYGNPDEALEYLKKMCNSFSYASPGAMYEVSPDHGEFVQAWNIYGFGVAIIEQFFGVQPNAAEKKIDIKPQMPTKWKNASVKKLFVAGNSVSIIYTKKDNEITIEINQKESWNINVEAPKGYILKSNKDANSKDNIWVFSLQELLN from the coding sequence ATGAAAATCATTTATATTTACTTAAAAAATAATAAACCAATGCGTAAAATTTTCTATCTATTTTCATTGATTATTTTTTCCTGTTCTACTCCAAAAACAGATTTGTTAAAAATCGTAGATTCGATGGAACACATTAATGGTAAGGAAGCTTTTAAAAAAGAACCCTATTTAACTTCTGGAAATCGAGTATATTCAGTTGGTGCTCAAAATGGACAATTCCCAGAAATTGGCTGGCATATTGGAGCTGAAATGGGGGGAATTTGGAATCACCCTATAAAGTTAATGGACGGTTTTTCTGCTTCTCTTCAAATTGAAAAGGATACATTTAAACTCAATAATGCAATTCGATTTGCACAATATCCGTTTGCAAATTTATTAGAATATGATTGGAAAGCAAAAAATTTAAACGTAACTCAAGTTCAGTTTGTGCCAGATGATAAAGAAGGGATGATTATTCAATATAAAATTAAAAATACCAATTCTAAAAACATTAAAACAACATTTAATTTTAATGGAAGTGTAGATTTAAGAGCAACTTGGTTGGGCGAACGAACAAATATGATTGATAGTTTAGATACGATGAATTATATAGAAAGCGATGGTTCTTTGGAAGCAAAAGATATAAAAAACGAATGGTATGTAAAATTTGGAAGTGACGAAAAACCGTCTAAATTTAAACAAGATAGTACAGCTTATAGAGGAAAAGGAATTCGTGGGGAATTATCTTATGCGCTTTCAATTCCTAAAAATGAAGAATATTTATTGAACTTTTACATTGCTGGAAGTTATACATCAAAAAATGAAGTAAATGCAACCTACAATTCTTTGAAAAAAAATGCATCAAAATTTTTAAAGGAAAAAAACAAAAGATATGCAGAGCTTCAAAATCTTACAGTTTTACAAACGCCAGATACTACTTTAAATAAAACCTTTAAATGGTTAAAATATACTGCAGATTGGTTTGTTAGAGAAGTGCCAGAAATTGGAAGTGGAATGGCTGCTGGTTACCCGAATTTTCCTTGGTGGTTTGGTTGTGATAGCGAATATGCATTGCAAGGTTATTTAACAATTGGAAGAAATGATGTTACTTTAAACACCATTGAATTGTTAGAAAAAATATCTTCTAAACATAATTCAAGTGGAAGAATTGTTCACGAAATATCTACAAATGGAGGAATTTACAATACAGGAAATACCACAGAGACACCACAATTTATTAGTCTTTTATGGAAAGTTTATTTATGGAATGGAGACAAAGAATTCTTGAAAAAATATTTTCCAAGTGTAAAAAACGGAATGAATTGGTTATTAAATGAAAAAGACACCAATAAAAATTTAGTTCCAGAAGGGTATGGAATGATGGAAATTCATGGGCTAAATAGCGAAATGATAGATGTTGCAGTGTACACACAACATGCTTTAGTGAACGCATCTAAAATTGCTGGAGTTCTTGGAGAAGAAGAATTATCTAAAGAGTATAAATTAAAATCAGAGCAATTAAAAAAGATAATAAATAACGAGTTTTGGTCGGAAGAATTTAAATCTTTTGCAGATTTTATAGGAACAGATTCAGAAGCTTTAAAATTAATTGAAACTGCAATTGGAAGAGCTAAGAAGTTAGAAAAATCTTGGGCAGTAAAAGAACTTTTAGAAACAAAAACGTTTATTTTAAAAAATCCTTCGAAAACACCAAGACCTTTTGTTTTACACCATAATCATGTTGTAAATACGCCAATGGAAGTTGGTGTTGCAGATGTAAAAAAAGCAAAAATAGCTTTAAAAACTGCAAAACAATTTACGAATTTGTACGGAACTTATGTAACTGGAATCGATAGAAACGATCCAAAAGAATACCAATCTGGAGAAGTAAAAAGATATGCAAATCCTTATGTTTCTGCTGTTATGACATTACCAACTGGAGTTTCTGCAATTGCAGAAAATAAATATGGAAATCCAGATGAGGCTTTAGAATATCTTAAGAAAATGTGTAATAGTTTTAGTTATGCTTCTCCTGGAGCGATGTACGAAGTTTCTCCAGATCATGGCGAATTTGTACAAGCTTGGAATATCTATGGTTTTGGAGTGGCTATAATTGAACAGTTTTTTGGTGTGCAACCAAATGCAGCTGAGAAAAAAATAGATATAAAACCACAAATGCCAACAAAATGGAAAAACGCTTCTGTAAAAAAACTTTTTGTAGCTGGAAACAGTGTTTCTATAATATATACCAAGAAAGATAATGAGATTACTATAGAAATCAACCAAAAAGAAAGTTGGAATATTAATGTGGAAGCTCCAAAAGGATATATTTTAAAAAGTAATAAAGATGCTAATAGTAAAGATAATATTTGGGTTTTTAGCTTACAAGAATTATTAAATTAA
- the msrB gene encoding peptide-methionine (R)-S-oxide reductase MsrB produces the protein MKKILSLLLLTLFIGCSSNAQSTKKENKEYKISKTEAEWKKQLSEQEFYVLREAGTERAFTSPLNKEHRKGTFVCVACNTALYKSEHKFDSGTGWPSFDRAVKGNVELDVDYKIGYARTELKCNTCGGHLGHSFDDGPKTTGKRHCINGVALKFIPKEK, from the coding sequence ATGAAAAAAATACTTAGTTTACTTTTATTAACATTATTTATTGGTTGTTCAAGCAATGCACAATCCACAAAAAAAGAGAATAAAGAATATAAAATTTCCAAAACTGAAGCTGAATGGAAAAAACAACTTTCGGAACAAGAATTTTATGTTTTAAGAGAAGCAGGAACCGAAAGAGCTTTTACAAGTCCATTAAATAAAGAACATCGAAAAGGAACTTTTGTTTGTGTAGCATGTAATACTGCTTTGTACAAATCTGAACATAAATTCGATTCTGGTACTGGATGGCCTTCTTTTGACAGGGCTGTAAAAGGAAATGTGGAATTAGATGTAGATTATAAAATTGGTTACGCTAGAACAGAATTAAAATGTAATACTTGTGGTGGTCATTTAGGACATTCTTTTGACGATGGTCCGAAAACTACAGGAAAACGTCATTGTATAAATGGTGTTGCTTTAAAATTTATTCCGAAAGAGAAATAG
- a CDS encoding M48 family metallopeptidase, which yields MKKIAILLLTVFLFTECSKVPITGRNRINFVSDSQVLPASFAQYKGFLAENKVSNNREMTNQVKNVGKNISAAVDRFMRANNMVSEANAYRWEFNLIEDKTVNAWCMPGGKVVFYTGIMPICANEDGVAAVMGHEVAHAFAKHGQERMSQGQLQQIGGLAVALGTSGKDPKTQQIWNTAFGIGSGLGMLKFSRTHEQEADRLGLVFMLMAGYNGTEAAEVWVRMSQRSGGSSQPEILSTHPSNASRINDLRTYLPTAKKYAEKFNRTGSSSSR from the coding sequence ATGAAAAAAATAGCAATTCTATTATTAACCGTTTTTTTATTTACAGAATGCTCTAAAGTACCTATTACTGGAAGAAATAGAATTAATTTTGTAAGTGATTCGCAAGTTTTACCTGCGAGTTTTGCCCAATACAAAGGTTTTCTAGCTGAAAATAAAGTTTCTAATAATCGAGAAATGACCAATCAAGTAAAAAACGTTGGTAAAAATATTTCTGCGGCAGTAGATCGTTTTATGAGAGCAAATAATATGGTTTCTGAAGCAAATGCTTACAGATGGGAATTCAATTTAATCGAAGATAAAACAGTAAACGCTTGGTGTATGCCTGGAGGAAAAGTTGTCTTTTATACAGGAATAATGCCAATTTGTGCAAACGAAGATGGTGTAGCTGCAGTTATGGGGCATGAGGTTGCTCACGCATTTGCTAAACATGGTCAAGAAAGAATGTCTCAAGGACAATTACAACAAATTGGTGGTTTGGCTGTTGCTCTTGGAACTTCTGGTAAAGATCCAAAAACACAACAAATTTGGAACACTGCCTTTGGTATTGGTTCTGGTTTGGGTATGTTAAAATTTAGTAGAACTCATGAACAAGAAGCAGATAGATTAGGTTTAGTTTTTATGCTTATGGCTGGTTATAATGGAACTGAAGCTGCAGAAGTTTGGGTAAGAATGAGTCAAAGATCTGGAGGAAGTTCTCAGCCAGAAATTTTAAGTACACACCCTTCAAATGCGTCTAGAATTAATGATTTAAGAACCTATTTACCAACTGCAAAAAAATATGCAGAAAAATTTAATAGAACAGGAAGTTCTTCATCAAGATAA
- a CDS encoding MFS transporter has protein sequence MLKIGDKKLINAWAFYDWANSVYSLVISTAVFPLFYSAITDGKTVSFLGMKWDYPDTLYSYALSFSFLIVAFMSPILSAIADYTGNKLKFMKFFCWLGGISVMSMFFFKDLNTAWIGIICTVLASIGFWSSIVFYNSYLPEVAHPHQQDKASAKGFIYGYVGSVILLVASLAMIMSQSDDAVKLTMMRYSFVMVGLWWIGFAQITFKKLPNNIHNRKPEKDYIWKGFKELKKVWIELKNYPTLRNFLVAFFLLSVGVQTIILLATIFGKSELGLDTMNLIITVLLIQIVAIFGAKIFTNISEKYGNFKALKITVLIWILVCFSAFMLEKNLPNVDIYFYCLGGLLGLVLGAIQSLTRSTYSKLLPKTHDNATFFSFYDVTEKIAIVLGTFVFGFLIYLTESMQWSVLSLALFFVASFIVLSRLKKTEHVY, from the coding sequence ATGTTAAAAATAGGAGATAAAAAATTAATAAATGCTTGGGCATTTTACGATTGGGCGAATTCAGTATATTCTTTAGTAATTAGTACAGCTGTATTTCCATTGTTTTATAGTGCAATTACAGACGGAAAAACAGTTTCTTTTTTAGGAATGAAATGGGATTATCCAGATACTTTATACAGTTATGCATTGTCTTTTTCTTTTTTAATAGTTGCATTTATGTCGCCAATTCTATCTGCAATTGCAGATTATACAGGAAATAAGTTAAAATTTATGAAGTTTTTCTGTTGGTTAGGAGGTATTTCTGTAATGAGTATGTTTTTCTTTAAGGATTTAAATACTGCTTGGATAGGAATTATCTGTACAGTTTTAGCGAGTATTGGTTTTTGGTCGAGTATTGTTTTCTATAATTCTTATTTGCCAGAAGTTGCACACCCACATCAACAAGACAAAGCAAGTGCAAAAGGATTTATTTATGGATATGTAGGTTCTGTAATTTTATTAGTCGCAAGTTTAGCGATGATTATGTCGCAATCGGATGATGCAGTAAAACTAACAATGATGCGTTACTCTTTTGTAATGGTTGGTCTTTGGTGGATTGGTTTTGCGCAAATTACTTTTAAAAAATTGCCCAATAATATTCATAACAGAAAACCTGAGAAAGATTATATATGGAAAGGTTTTAAGGAATTAAAAAAAGTGTGGATTGAATTAAAAAACTACCCAACTTTAAGAAATTTCTTAGTCGCTTTTTTCTTATTAAGTGTAGGAGTACAAACTATAATTTTATTGGCTACAATTTTTGGGAAATCGGAATTAGGTTTAGATACCATGAATTTAATTATAACTGTTTTATTAATTCAGATTGTTGCCATTTTTGGTGCTAAAATTTTTACAAATATTTCAGAGAAATATGGAAATTTTAAAGCGTTAAAAATCACAGTACTTATTTGGATTTTAGTCTGTTTTAGTGCTTTTATGTTAGAAAAAAACCTACCCAATGTAGATATTTATTTTTATTGTTTAGGAGGTTTGTTAGGTTTGGTTTTAGGAGCAATACAGTCGCTTACAAGATCTACGTATTCGAAATTATTACCAAAAACGCATGATAATGCCACCTTTTTTAGTTTTTATGATGTAACTGAAAAAATAGCGATTGTTTTAGGAACTTTTGTATTCGGATTCTTAATTTATTTAACAGAATCTATGCAATGGAGTGTGCTTTCTTTGGCATTGTTTTTTGTGGCTTCTTTTATTGTTTTAAGTAGATTGAAGAAAACCGAACATGTGTATTAA
- a CDS encoding CDP-alcohol phosphatidyltransferase family protein yields the protein MSKLPKKHQFIDLSDYGRPVARIIANSLKSTSFTPIDVTIAFVISGLVGIYCMIEGYYWAAAFFLIFKSILDAADGELARIKKTPSYTGRFLDSVSDIILNFIIFMTLWYVTEVSIWWTVLAFFGIQLQGTLYNYYYVILRNRFEGDTTSRIFEDSTPTALEGEKQKHVNTLYFIYKALYGIFDEIIYALDRNAPKGKPFPNWLMSLVSTFGLGFQLLIISLFLVLGLKEMIIPFFIAYSGMIFVFILIRKVFY from the coding sequence ATGTCTAAATTACCAAAAAAACATCAATTTATAGATTTATCAGATTATGGGAGACCTGTTGCAAGAATTATTGCAAACTCCTTAAAATCAACTTCTTTTACGCCAATAGACGTAACAATTGCGTTTGTTATTTCTGGTTTAGTTGGAATTTATTGTATGATTGAAGGTTATTATTGGGCAGCCGCATTTTTCTTAATTTTCAAATCTATTTTAGATGCTGCAGATGGCGAACTTGCCAGAATTAAAAAAACCCCTTCTTATACAGGTCGTTTTTTAGATTCAGTTTCCGATATTATTCTGAATTTTATCATTTTTATGACACTTTGGTACGTAACAGAAGTTAGCATTTGGTGGACTGTACTCGCTTTTTTCGGAATTCAATTACAAGGAACATTATATAATTACTATTACGTAATTCTAAGAAATCGTTTCGAAGGCGATACCACAAGTAGAATTTTCGAAGACTCCACTCCTACTGCTTTAGAAGGTGAAAAACAAAAACATGTAAATACGCTCTATTTTATTTACAAAGCTTTATATGGTATTTTCGATGAAATAATTTATGCTTTAGATAGAAATGCGCCTAAAGGAAAACCTTTTCCTAATTGGTTAATGTCTTTGGTATCTACTTTTGGTTTAGGGTTTCAATTATTAATTATTAGTCTCTTTTTGGTTTTAGGATTAAAAGAAATGATTATTCCGTTTTTTATTGCGTATTCTGGAATGATATTCGTTTTTATATTAATAAGAAAGGTTTTTTATTAA
- a CDS encoding TonB-dependent receptor yields the protein MKTLIKLLFFIAIYSVNAQNSISGKITDSNNKPLFGVEIYASEIHKGTTSKEDGTYKINNIPNGKIKITYTYLGFRTVSKVVTINSENKELNIQLEESFFQIDEIIVSTPFNKLQSENVMKVERLDAKSIRKLGNTTLSEGITNIAGVSQISTGTSIGKPVIRGLSGNRVLVYTQGIRLENQQFGGEHGLGINDAGISSVEVIKGPASLLYGSDALGGVLYLNPEKFASENDSEFNFSQRYFRNTLGSNTSVGGKISKENWKFLARGTYANHSDYKIPTDQRVTNTRFNEKDFKTGIAYSKNIFTSEVRYNFNRSNLGLTEGITDQSTSSDLLEPFQKIDNHILSSHNHFFFGDSKLDVDLGYTYNDRQEFEEHEDHDDDESEEEHDEHEEHEEAALRMKLKTFSYNAKYHFPKIGEVEILSGVQGLRQTNRNFGEEILIPNADVNDFGLFTTANYAWNRNTLQAGIRFDNRQISTERMEIVHEGDSHVFEAIDKSFNSFTTSLGFKTSISDAITARINLATGFRAPNLAELSSNGVHHGTNRFEKGNSNLTNEKNTQIDLSLEYKTEHFELFTNGFYNHLNDYIYISPTNEIEDGEQVFTYIQENAKLYGGEFGFHLHPHPLDWLHLESTFETVIGKQDNGDYLPLIPANTWRNTFRTEFTIGNWLQQGYSSLSLQSTFAQNNISNFETTTDGYNLLNLGFGGDVTLGKTKFSTSVSVNNLFNKKYINHLSRLKNDGIFNQGRNIVLGINFTI from the coding sequence ATGAAAACATTAATAAAACTGCTATTTTTTATAGCTATATACTCTGTGAATGCTCAAAATAGTATTTCAGGAAAAATTACAGATTCTAACAACAAGCCACTTTTTGGAGTAGAAATTTATGCTTCAGAAATTCATAAAGGAACTACATCAAAAGAAGATGGAACTTACAAAATTAACAACATTCCTAATGGAAAAATTAAAATTACATATACTTATTTAGGCTTTAGAACAGTTTCTAAAGTAGTAACAATTAATTCTGAAAATAAGGAGTTAAATATTCAATTAGAAGAGAGTTTTTTTCAAATTGACGAGATTATAGTTTCTACACCTTTTAATAAATTACAATCCGAAAATGTAATGAAAGTAGAACGTTTGGATGCTAAATCTATAAGAAAATTAGGAAATACTACTTTGTCTGAAGGAATAACAAATATTGCTGGAGTTTCTCAAATCTCTACAGGTACTTCTATCGGAAAACCTGTAATTAGAGGTTTAAGTGGAAATAGAGTTTTGGTTTATACACAAGGTATCCGTTTGGAAAACCAACAATTTGGTGGCGAACATGGTTTAGGAATTAACGATGCAGGCATTAGCAGTGTAGAAGTTATAAAAGGCCCAGCTTCTCTGCTTTATGGCTCTGATGCTTTGGGTGGTGTTTTATATTTAAACCCAGAGAAATTCGCGTCAGAAAACGATTCTGAATTTAATTTTAGTCAGCGTTATTTTAGAAATACTTTAGGAAGTAATACTTCTGTTGGAGGGAAAATATCTAAAGAAAACTGGAAATTTTTAGCAAGAGGAACGTATGCAAATCATTCAGATTATAAAATTCCTACAGACCAAAGAGTAACAAATACTCGTTTTAATGAGAAAGATTTTAAAACAGGAATTGCATATTCTAAAAATATTTTCACTTCCGAAGTTCGTTATAATTTTAACAGATCTAATTTAGGTTTAACTGAAGGAATTACAGATCAATCTACAAGCTCAGATCTTTTGGAGCCTTTTCAAAAAATAGACAATCATATCTTAAGTTCTCACAATCATTTCTTTTTTGGAGACTCTAAATTAGATGTAGATTTAGGTTACACCTATAATGATAGGCAAGAATTTGAAGAACATGAAGACCATGATGATGACGAAAGTGAAGAGGAACATGATGAGCATGAAGAACATGAGGAAGCCGCATTAAGAATGAAATTAAAAACTTTTAGTTACAATGCTAAATACCATTTCCCAAAAATTGGAGAAGTTGAAATATTATCTGGAGTGCAAGGTTTGCGACAAACAAACAGAAATTTTGGTGAAGAAATTCTAATTCCTAATGCAGATGTAAATGATTTTGGTCTTTTTACAACTGCAAATTATGCATGGAACAGAAATACGCTACAAGCTGGAATTCGATTTGACAACAGACAAATTTCGACAGAAAGAATGGAAATTGTTCATGAAGGAGATTCACATGTTTTTGAAGCGATTGATAAGTCTTTCAATAGTTTTACAACTTCTTTAGGTTTTAAAACTTCAATTTCTGATGCAATAACTGCTAGAATAAATCTCGCTACTGGATTTAGAGCTCCGAATTTGGCTGAATTGAGTTCTAATGGAGTACATCATGGAACCAATAGATTCGAAAAAGGAAATAGTAATTTAACGAATGAGAAAAACACTCAGATAGATCTTTCTTTAGAATATAAAACAGAACATTTTGAGTTGTTTACTAACGGGTTTTACAATCATTTAAACGATTATATTTATATTTCTCCAACAAACGAAATTGAAGATGGCGAACAAGTTTTTACATACATTCAAGAAAATGCAAAATTATATGGTGGAGAATTTGGTTTCCATTTACATCCACATCCTTTAGATTGGTTGCACTTAGAAAGTACTTTTGAAACCGTAATTGGGAAACAAGATAATGGAGATTATTTACCATTAATCCCTGCAAATACATGGAGAAATACATTTCGAACAGAATTTACAATTGGTAATTGGTTGCAACAAGGCTATAGTTCATTAAGTTTACAAAGTACATTTGCACAAAATAACATTAGTAATTTTGAAACTACAACAGATGGTTACAATTTACTAAACTTAGGTTTTGGTGGAGATGTAACTTTAGGTAAAACCAAGTTTTCGACTTCAGTTTCTGTAAATAATTTATTTAATAAAAAATACATCAATCATTTATCTAGATTAAAAAACGACGGTATTTTTAATCAAGGTAGAAATATTGTTTTAGGAATTAATTTTACTATTTAA
- a CDS encoding TerC family protein, with product MEIFAHADTWVALLTLTFLEIILGIDNIIFISISANKLPENQVKKATLLGLALAMITRIILLFGVSYLIALKDPFLEIDTGWFKTGLTGQSIILFLGGLFLLYKSTKEIREKMENTNEDEVLKSPKKISFTNVIIQIILIDIVFSFDSILTAVGMTNGVDGALIIMVIAVIVSILIMMIFANPISSFVNRNPTIQMLALSFLILIGFMLITEGAHLSHTEIFNKTVGAIPKGYLYFAIAFSLGVEMLNLRIRKKK from the coding sequence ATGGAAATATTTGCACATGCTGATACCTGGGTTGCCCTGTTAACCTTAACTTTTCTAGAAATAATATTAGGAATCGATAATATTATTTTTATATCTATTTCTGCCAATAAATTACCAGAAAATCAAGTTAAAAAAGCGACTTTATTAGGTTTGGCTTTAGCTATGATTACCAGAATTATATTACTTTTTGGAGTTTCTTATTTAATAGCATTAAAAGATCCTTTTTTAGAAATCGACACAGGTTGGTTTAAGACAGGATTAACAGGGCAAAGTATTATTTTATTTCTTGGAGGTCTTTTTCTATTGTACAAAAGCACCAAAGAAATTAGAGAAAAAATGGAGAATACAAATGAAGATGAAGTCTTAAAATCTCCGAAAAAAATATCTTTTACCAATGTAATTATTCAAATTATATTAATAGATATTGTTTTCTCTTTCGATAGTATTTTAACTGCTGTTGGAATGACAAATGGTGTGGATGGTGCTTTAATTATTATGGTTATTGCAGTAATTGTTTCTATTTTAATTATGATGATTTTCGCAAACCCAATCAGCAGTTTTGTAAATAGAAACCCAACTATACAAATGTTGGCTTTGTCTTTCTTAATTTTAATTGGTTTTATGTTAATTACAGAAGGCGCACATTTATCGCATACAGAAATTTTTAACAAAACTGTAGGAGCAATTCCTAAAGGATATTTGTACTTTGCGATCGCATTTTCGTTAGGTGTGGAAATGCTGAATTTAAGAATCAGAAAAAAGAAGTAA
- the purB gene encoding adenylosuccinate lyase — MNLTKLNAISPIDGRYRGKIEKLANYFSEEALIKYRVLVEVEYFIALCEVPLPQLADFNTSLFEDLRNIYKNFTAEDAQKIKDIEKVTNHDVKAVEYFIKEKFDALNLQKYKEFIHFGLTSQDINNTAIPLSIKEAMNDVYVPHYFEVLEKLQELVIEWKDISMLARTHGQPASPTRLGKEIDVFVVRLKEQFNLLNDIPSAAKFGGATGNYNAHKVAYPNIDWKEFGSNFVQEKLGLQHSFPTTQIEHYDHMAALFDTLKRINTIIIDLDRDFWTYVSMDYFKQKIKAGEVGSSAMPHKVNPIDFENSEGNLGIANAIFEHLSAKLPISRLQRDLTDSTVLRNVGVPFGHTIIAFTSTLKGLNKLLLNKQKFEDDLENNWAVVAEAIQTILRREAYPNPYEALKGLTRTNEKINQNSIANFIDTLEVSDEIKEELKAITPANYTGI, encoded by the coding sequence ATGAACTTAACAAAACTAAATGCAATCTCTCCTATTGATGGAAGATACAGAGGTAAAATTGAAAAATTAGCAAACTATTTTTCTGAAGAAGCTTTAATAAAATACAGAGTTTTAGTAGAAGTAGAATATTTTATAGCACTTTGCGAAGTTCCACTTCCGCAATTAGCAGATTTTAATACTTCACTTTTTGAAGATTTAAGAAACATTTACAAGAATTTTACAGCAGAAGACGCTCAAAAAATAAAAGATATCGAAAAAGTAACCAACCACGATGTAAAAGCGGTTGAGTATTTTATCAAAGAAAAATTCGATGCTTTAAATTTACAGAAGTATAAAGAATTTATTCACTTTGGATTGACTTCTCAAGATATAAATAATACTGCAATTCCACTTTCTATTAAAGAAGCAATGAACGACGTTTATGTGCCTCATTATTTCGAAGTTTTAGAGAAATTACAAGAATTGGTTATTGAGTGGAAAGATATTTCTATGTTAGCGAGAACACATGGACAGCCTGCTTCTCCAACAAGATTAGGTAAAGAAATAGATGTTTTTGTGGTTCGTTTAAAAGAACAATTCAATTTGTTAAACGACATACCAAGTGCTGCGAAATTTGGTGGAGCAACTGGTAATTATAATGCTCACAAAGTTGCATATCCAAATATCGATTGGAAAGAATTTGGAAGTAATTTTGTGCAAGAAAAGTTGGGTTTACAACACTCTTTTCCAACAACACAAATAGAACATTACGATCATATGGCTGCGTTGTTCGATACTTTAAAACGTATTAACACCATTATTATCGATTTAGATAGAGATTTCTGGACCTATGTTTCTATGGATTATTTTAAACAAAAAATTAAGGCTGGCGAAGTTGGTTCTTCTGCAATGCCACACAAAGTAAACCCTATTGATTTTGAAAATTCTGAAGGAAATTTAGGAATCGCAAATGCTATTTTCGAGCATCTTTCAGCAAAATTACCAATTTCTCGTTTACAAAGAGATTTAACAGATAGTACTGTTTTACGTAATGTTGGTGTACCTTTTGGACATACAATTATTGCTTTTACATCAACTTTAAAAGGTTTGAATAAATTATTGTTAAACAAGCAAAAATTTGAGGATGATTTAGAAAATAATTGGGCTGTTGTTGCAGAAGCAATTCAGACAATTTTAAGACGTGAAGCATACCCAAATCCTTATGAAGCTTTAAAAGGATTAACTAGAACGAACGAGAAAATAAACCAAAATTCAATTGCTAATTTTATTGATACTTTAGAGGTTTCAGATGAAATTAAAGAGGAATTAAAGGCTATTACTCCTGCTAATTATACTGGGATATAG